In the Bacteroidia bacterium genome, GTAAAGTGTGGACGGGATAAGTTTTTTCGGCTGATGAAAGATGAGGGTCTTCAGGTAAAGAAGAAGCGTAATTATACACGAACGACGAACTCCTATCATAAATTTCGAAAGCATAAGAACTTGATAAAAGACAAGGTAATAATCAAGCCGGAGCAGGCATTTGTAAGTGATATAACGTATATCCCAACAGACTTTGGACGGATGTATTTGTATTTAACGACCGATTATTATTCGAAGAAAATAATGGGCTGGCACTTAGCCGATAATTTGCGAACAGTAAGTGCGATAAAAGCGATAAATATGGCAATAAGGAATAGACAATATCCGAAACGTGACCTGTTACATCATTCAGACCGGGGCTTGCAATATTGCGATCCTGATTATACAGGGATTTTAGAAACAAATGGTATTGCCATAAGTATGACGACCAAATATGACCCATATGAAAATGCAGTAGCCGAGCGAGTGAATGGGATATTAAAAAATGAGTTTGATATAGACAGGATAAAAGGAGATGAAAAATCAGTGAGGCGAGTAATCAAGCAAGCAATAGAAATAT is a window encoding:
- a CDS encoding IS3 family transposase; this encodes MISGTVSAFFERYEKEINKRYLSEQFGISRQAYYKQKQQQKKEAEEKEIILGFVQVERKVQPRSGCRKVHLSISSKFKNAGVKCGRDKFFRLMKDEGLQVKKKRNYTRTTNSYHKFRKHKNLIKDKVIIKPEQAFVSDITYIPTDFGRMYLYLTTDYYSKKIMGWHLADNLRTVSAIKAINMAIRNRQYPKRDLLHHSDRGLQYCDPDYTGILETNGIAISMTTKYDPYENAVAERVNGILKNEFDIDRIKGDEKSVRRVIKQAIEIYNTKRLHISCGYMTPEQAHKKGRYELKKWHKRFSSKNMFLDENLLLTLNKK